One part of the Mytilus trossulus isolate FHL-02 chromosome 11, PNRI_Mtr1.1.1.hap1, whole genome shotgun sequence genome encodes these proteins:
- the LOC134690721 gene encoding uncharacterized protein LOC134690721 produces MYERQKQNNVQLQLNIYSIFLKMKMICLLSFVIFTILTFNVNGQVSNSSANYNRQYQNYEFPRNSDGRNPPNLQWTNNNMQRRNDTHLPQSTRTNYTDVYLSEAHQPDTRKNAPMPMYQGRGAWNSQNGQQGQQGGRPVQNNYQPNKWNSQQGQPVQGNQNNGRQQQQFDPNSGTWSRQSQPDMAPTLNQYVDQSGRNPNQQQEHGGPASRSQHYFPNQFNQQQMLPTHFNNGGMGMGPGMVPGGNPMDSRMMGMVPGGNPMGMPMMDPDLPDGLDDLWEMQQKQRAMKHMMAANPGLAQQMAGHPGMAGQMKGLMTNPNGMQGSPYNGPLQRKDTGGPGSVKIWTNPNSTDNFNGPNRGPNRGPYQQGNGPLRSNFEENSVKKDKIMPLRPSSFGDVSNKLITNHMTNEQKEDLIGLTTEKPLPNVNQNVQPHPYLQSVHGAQTKTTHVETGNLRNRWYRKRGRENRITDPTTQLPRPVSPTEDPSAVWNVKHLPPTYNYGEDIHQRYRSNDLNQQQQQQTQYEQRPNNHNVPQTYQDTDNEQHQSNVNYNMQQNGQNYYQQNVPKDNTQRQTNSKVATAWDPRQLPQMSEIQDSVNQQHRYQPTESKHMPQYQYGNTQYNPRQQQEMDDYQKFLNQQRGQQMGQAEDKRNTYSTGNDNQMNQRYPNNWQSPSRSEFEENEGQNIQKERIPSRPNSETQSNSHNIISQLDLSKYKSSDQTQPIKPSQQTQSIEISHQTKWTGNNQVEHEREREQETERENENSALRNSPTYRSTSRNGPIDRAKLRQVVRERMRQNGALPWSPVREGGNRYKSRQGQIYPTEQAYVEATLVHNISKISGDKGEITFTAEASDPRLLHISPNIPSSQEQLTGTQDRRTIQPPITGRGVWHNKTRVPPITGREVWLDPSNQKEIAASELSPAMISDIVDNFLLGGGDEIETPFGKIEREESGGYEIEGPLFRMILREIYDSVHNENEKTSSPKELEHQRKLRGFDLSGKRTSLPNTQRTVLTGKSSNGINEQHRSIWDNLPIADKPSTKAPSADPKAQSQNIGNNGQQLRVPDISSNTGRPWGPVASKAQNIPAPPWVPVDPRAANNKVIETTSKPVQETKQTVEKVVSITTIATPTTTSATVATPKTLEMSYSSTTQQVVKVPLPRVPTTTWTQLLHDEPVSLSKKPPVSARMIWVPEEQGTVGNNTYKEKVIEKVIKKEPPSDSAFGVMIVIIVTMAILVAPVFCVVWRIRKHLNEKKLKKILDDSDIKSVTETMVTHDFGKCEDFEKEQGARRKTYNRDYNLSDKTYHELQPLKSASGWTSPNVIVHQVNEIY; encoded by the exons ATGTATGAGAGACAGAAACAAAATAACGTACAATTACAGttgaatatatattcaatatttttgaaaatgaaaatgatttgtttactaAGTTTTGTGATATttactattttgacatttaatgtGAATGGACAAGTTTCAAATTCCAGTGCTAATTATAACAGACAATACCAAAATTATGAATTCCCAAGAAATAGTGATGGAAGAAATCCTCCCAATCTCCAGTGGACTAATAACAACATGCAAAGAAGAAATGATACACATCTTCCACAAA GTACGCGTACAAACTACACAGACGTCTACTTATCTGAGGCACACCAACCAGATACACGAAAAAATGCTCCAATGCCGATGTACCAAGGCAGGGGAGCATGGAATTCTCAAAATGGTCAACAAGGTCAGCAAGGAGGCAGACCAGTCCAAAACAATTACCAACCAAACAAATGGAATTCTCAGCAAGGTCAACCAGTACAAGGGAACCAAAACAATGGTAGACAGCAGCAACAATTTGATCCAAACTCTGGTACCTGGAGTCGTCAAAGTCAACCTGACATGGCTCCAACACTAAATCAATATGTGGACCAGTCTGGAAGGAATCCTAATCAACAGCAAGAACATGGAGGACCAGCTAGTAGGTCCCAACACTACTTTCCTAACCAGTTTAACCAGCAACAAATGCTTCCTACTCATTTTAATAATGGTGGAATGGGAATGGGTCCTGGGATGGTTCCAGGAGGAAATCCAATGGATTCAAGAATGATGGGGATGGTTCCAGGGGGAAATCCCATGGGAATGCCAATGATGGATCCTGACCTTCCTGATGGTTTGGATGACCTTTGggaaatgcaacaaaaacaaagggCAATGAAACACATGATGGCAGCTAATCCAGGACTTGCACAGCAAATGGCAGGTCATCCAGGGATGGCAGGGCAAATGAAAGGACTAATGACAAATCCCAATGGAATGCAGGGTTCACCATACAATGGACCACTTCAAAGGAAAGATACAGGTGGCCCAGGCAGTGTAAAAATATGGACAAACCCAAACTCTACAGATAACTTCAATGGTCCAAACAGGGGTCCAAACAGAGGGCCTTATCAGCAAGGAAATGGTCCTTTACGTAGCAACTTTGAAGAAAATTCTGTGAAGAAAGACAAAATAATGCCATTACGACCTTCAAGTTTTGGTGACGTTTCAAACAAACTTATCACAAATCACATGACAAACGAGCAAAAGGAAGATTTAATCGGATTAACAACTGAAAAGCCATTACCAAATGTCAATCAGAATGTTCAACCTCATCCATATCTCCAATCTGTACATGGAgctcaaacaaaaacaacacatgTAGAAACTGGAAATTTAAGAAACAGGTGGTATCGAAAAAGAGGCAGAGAAAACAGAATAACTGATCCTACAACTCAGTTGCCTCGTCCTGTCTCACCCACAGAAGATCCCTCAGCAGTGTGGAATGTCAAACATTTACCTCCAACTTATAACTATGGGGAAGATATACATCAAAGATACAGATCAAATGACCTTAATCAACAACAACAGCAACAAACACAATATGAACAAAGACCAAACAATCACAACGTACCACAAACTTACCAAGATACAGACAATGAACAACATCAAAGCAATGTTAATTATAATATGCAACAGAATGGTCAAAATTATTATCAACAAAATGTACCCAAAGATAATACACAAAGACAAACTAATTCTAAAGTGGCGACTGCATGGGATCCAAGACAACTTCCACAAATGTCTGAAATACAAGACAGTGTTAATCAGCAACATAGATATCAACCAACAGAGTCAAAACACATGCCTCAGTATCAATACGGTAACACTCAATACAATCCTAGACAACAACAAGAGATGGATGATTATCAAAAGTTTCTAAATCAACAAAGAGGTCAACAAATGGGACAAGCTGAAGATAAAAGAAATACTTATTCGACAGGCAACGACAACCAAATGAATCAAAGATACCCAAATAATTGGCAAAGTCCTTCTAGATCTGAATTTGAAGAGAATGAAGGACAAAATATTCAGAAAGAAAGAATCCCTAGTAGACCAAATAGTGAAACTCAATCCAACTCACATAATATCATCAGCCAATTAGATTTAAGCAAGTACAAGTCATCTGATCAAACCCAACCAATCAAACCATCACAACAAACCCAATCAATTGAAATATCACATCAAACCAAATGGACTGGTAATAACCAGGTTGAACATGAAAGAGAAAGGGAACAAGAAACAGAAAGGGAGAATGAAAACAGTGCTTTGAGAAACTCCCCAACATACAGATCGACCTCAAGAAATGGTCCCATAGATAGAGCAAAGCTGCGACAAGTTGTTCGAGAAAGAATGAGACAGAATGGTGCATTGCCATGGAGTCCTGTTAGAGAGGGTGGGAACAGGTATAAAAGTCGTCAAGGTCAAATTTATCCAACTGAACAAGCATACGTAGAAGCAACACTTGTCCACAACATAAGTAAAATATCAGGtgataaaggggagataacttttaCTGCAGAAGCTTCTGACCCAAGACTGCTGCATATTTCTCCAAACATTCCAAGCAGTCAAGAACAATTAACAGGTACTCAAGACAGAAGAACAATACAACCTCCCATTACTGGAAGAGGAGTTTGGCATAATAAAACAAGAGTTCCACCAATCACTGGTAGGGAGGTGTGGCTAGACCCATCCAATCAAAAAGAGATTGCTGCCTCTGAACTTTCTCCAGCCATGATAAGTGATATAGTTGACAATTTTCTATTAGGAGGTGGAGATGAAATTGAGACTCCTTTCGGGAAAATTGAGCGTGAGGAAAGTGGAGGGTATGAGATTGAAGGACCTTTATTTAGAATGATCCTAAGGGAAATATATGACAGCGTccataatgaaaatgaaaaaacttCATCACCTAAAGAGCTGGAACATCAAAGGAAACTGAGAGGTTTTGATTTGTCAGGAAAAAGGACAAGTTTACCCAATACTCAAAGGACTGTTCTGACTGGAAAGTCATCAAATGGCATCAATGAACAACACAGATCTATATGGGATAATTTACCAATAGCTGATAAGCCAAGTACTAAGGCACCATCTGCTGATCCTAAGGCACAATCACAAAACATTGGTAATAATGGACAACAACTAAGGGTACCAGATATTTCAAGTAACACTGGACGTCCTTGGGGACCAGTGGCTTCAAAGGCTCAAAATATTCCTGCACCTCCCTGGGTACCAGTAGATCCTAGGGCTGCTAATAACAAAGTAATTGAAACAACTTCTAAACCAGTTCAAGAAACAAAACAGACAGTGGAAAAGGTGGTATCTATCACAACCATAGCAACACCAACCACAACTTCTGCAACCGTAGCAACTCCAAAAACTTTAGAAATGTCGTACAGCAGTACAACTCAGCAGGTTGTTAAAGTACCCCTACCAAGGGTACCCACTACAACATGGACTCAACTACTACATGACGAACCCGTAAGTCTCAGTAAAAAGCCACCGGTATCTGCTAGAATGATCTGGGTTCCAGAAGAACAGGGAACTGTGGGTAATAACACGTATAAAGAGAAAGTCATTGAAAAGGTCATAAAAAAAGAACCTCCCTCAGACTCTGCCTTTGGAGTAATGATTGTTATTATAGTCACCATGGCAATTCTGGTTGCCCCGGTTTTCTGTGTCGTTTGGAGAATTCGTAAACATCTGAATGAAAAGAAGTTAAAGAAAATACTTGATGACAGCGATATCAAATCTGTAACAGAGACGATGGTAACACATGACTTTGGTAAATGTGAGGATTTTGAGAAGGAGCAAGGGGCTCGAAGGAAAACGTACAACCGTGATTACAACTTAAGTGACAAGACTTATCATGAATTACAACCGTTAAAATCAGCCAGTGGATGGACATCACCTAATGTCATTGTCCACCAAGTCAATGAAATCTATTAA